CAGCTTTAACGTATGCAATTTTAGTAGTAAAAGCATAGAAGCCATATCTCATACAGAGGCTACGGAGGATCATCTGATAGCAGGTGTCTCTTTACCAATATTTATGCCCGCAATCAAGATAGGAGAGGACTGGTATACAGATGCCGTCTGGATTAAAGATGCTAATCTGATGGAAGCGGTACGTAGGGGAGCTGAAGAAATCTGGCTGGTCTGGGCAATTGGAAATACCTCGTCTTATCTATCAGACTTCTTCAATCAGTATGTTCATATGATAGAAATGAGTGCCAATGGAGCATTACTGGAAGAATATGCCCAGATTAAAGCGCTGAACGAGCGAATTATTCAAGGCGACTCTCCTTATGGACAGCGAAAACCTATTGTTTTACATATTATTAAGCCACACTTCCCTCTTCCGTTAGACCCTGACCTATTCTTAAAAAAGGTAGATACAAATAGCCTTATCAACTGTGGCTATGAGGATGCGATACAGTACCTCAAACAGAAAAAATGCGAAGGTGTAGCCTACGAAGCCCATAGTACTCAAATGCAGACTGCACCCATAGCCTATACTTTCAGGCATACGTTTGAGGGTAAACTGTTGCAAAATAAGGTGCGTACAGAGGCCAGATTTGCTCCTTATTTTACGCTAAGGGAGAGCCAGGGGAAGCTTATGGTAGATATGGTTGCGAGCTTTTATTTTGCTCCCTGGAAGAGAGAAATATCTACTAAAGAAAATCAGGCACGAATTATTAAACAAAGTAAAGCTTCTTATCTTGAAACAAGTTCTGTACTGTTTGTTCAAGGTAAAAGTTATCAGCTGGTGGCTACAATACAGCTCAGTTCAGTCAGCCATTGGTGGCTGGGGCTAGAGTTTAAGAAAGTCAGCCTAAAGCTGTACGATCAGCAGGAACTGCTGGCAGAAGGCTGTTTGCGGCAGTCGGCTAAAGTTAGACTTGCTCAACTGTTTAACCATCAACTTAAGAAAAACGGGCAGGGCGGTACATATTGGAAAGAAAAGTATCGCATGATAAAAAAGTTATACACCTATGAAATTTGAGCGTCAACCGATGGTACGCTGGTACAACGTTCGCCTGCTGGCGACAACCGGTCTTAAGACAGTGGTCTCTTCTCTATTTGGTAATTTTGCTGATAAACGGGAGATTCAGGCTGCCCTGAGTGAGAATGAACCTTATGATTACTCCAGTCAGGATGAAATATGGGTAGACTATATTGCCGATCTGGGAGATGGGTTTGACGCTACCTTTTCTATGGCTCATCTGCTGGCTAAGCCAAAGCTGGAGGTAGAAGGTTCCCCCTTACAACGCGGTAAGTTGCTTATTATGGGGGGAGATGAAGTATATCCTACTCCGGAAGTTATAGAATACAAAAACCGTTTACAGGGACCTTACAATGCGGCTTACCCCTGGAATGAAAATGATAGCGATGAAGAAAGACCACACCTTTACGCTATTCCGGGTAACCACGACTGGTATGATGGGTTGACAAATTTTATTAAACTGTTTTGCCAGGAGAGGGCTATCGGGAACTGGGTAACCAGGCAGAAACGCAGCTATTTCGCTATCAAACTGCCGCATAGGTGCTGGTTGTGGGGTATAGATGTGCAACTTCATGCGGACATTGACCGCCCGCAGCGAGAGTACTTCACAGAAATTGTTAATGATGAGATGGAAGATGGAGATACTATCATTCTCTGTACTGCCGAGCCAGCCTGGATTTTTGATTCAATCAACAAAAGCAATGACTCTTACGACAACCTCAAGTTTTTTATAGAAAAGCATATTCTGCTCAAAGACCATAAACGGAAAAATTGCTCACACAAACATTTAAAACTACTGGCCACATTTTCCGGTGACCTGCACCACTACTCCCGCTACGAGATACTGGACGGCGATGGAGGGCAGCTGATAACTGCTGGCGGGGGAGGCGCCTTTATGCACCCCACCCATATCCTGAAAGATCATCTGATTACGGGAGACCAGCATCATGCCCGCCTCAAAAAGACTTTTCCTTCTCGCACAGAGTCCCGTTCTATGGCATTTAAAAATCTGCTGTTTCCCTTCCTGAACCGAGAGATGTCACTGATGTTGAGTTTTATCTACCTCTTTATTGTGTGGTTTTTGCAGAGCATGGCAGATACTCCAATTACTACCCAACTTGCCGAAGTTCCTTATGACTTTGAAAATACCGGGGCTATGCTTCATATCGTAAACGATGCTCTGGTACTCAACCCCTTTGGTATTTTGCTAAACCTTCTGCTGGTAGTAGGTATACTGGTCTTTACGGATACTGCTTTTGGCAAAGGAAAGTGGAACTGGATTATTGGTGTATTGCATGGTATAGCGCATATGATCAATCTGTATGTACTGCTGTGGCTGTTTTCGCGCACTAACTATCTAATGCTGCATGGTGAGCTCTTTGGAGATTTCTACAATCAGCTGATAAGCTGGAAACTTGCTTCACTGTTTTATACCCTCCTTTTTGTCGCAGAAATGATGCTTGTTGGAGGGGTTTCAGCAGGTTTTATCTTTGGGGTTTACCTGCTGCTTAGCACACTAATATTTCAGTCGCACCCCACAGAGTCCTTTTCCTCTTTTAGAGAGACAGGTTTTAAAAACTTTCTTCGCTTACACATAAGCCCGACAGGCGTAAGCATTTATCCCATAGGCGTACGCCAGGTAGTGACAAACTGGAAGAACGTAGGCAGTAAAGAAAAGCCTAGCTTTAAGGGTAAAGCTGTTAAATATGAACTTATAGAACCACCCATTCACATAAAATTTGATCGTCATGAGACGCTTATCCAACCTCCAGAGCACATTAAAACCCGCTTATGATGTCGTAGTTGTAGGCTCCGGCTATGGTGGCAGTATTACCGCTTCCCGTATGGCTCGCTGTGGCCTTACAGTATGTCTGCTGGAAAAAGGAAAGGAGTTTCTTCCCGGAGAATTTCCCTCTTCTCCAGTAAGCGCAGCTAAAGAAATGCACGTGAGCACTGCTAAAAAGCAAATAGGCTCAGGCAATGGCTTATTTGATTTTGTTATTGGCAAAGACATCAGCGTGCTCAAAGGCTGTGGGCTGGGTGGTACTTCCCTCATTAATGCTAATGTTTCCATAGAAGCAGACAAGCGCGTATTTGACGATAGCCTGTGGCCGAAGGCTTTACAAGAAGACTGGCAGGGACTGGAATTTGGTATTGCTCGTGCACGAGATATGCTGCGCCCTAACCCTTATCCTGAGGGGCAGGCTGGGTTTGATGTTTTAGCCAAAACAGAAGGCATGCGGCGCTCTGCAAAAGCTATGGGCGAGCCTTTTAAAATGGCAGATATCAATGTGAATTTTAAAGATCAGGTAAACCATGTGGGCGTATTGCAAAAAAAGTGTAATCGCTGTGGCGACTGTGTAACCGGCTGCAACAATGGTTCTAAAAATACCACACAAATGAACTACTTGCCAGATGCTAAAAATCATGGCGCTGAAATTTTTACAGAGGTAGATGTACGCTACGTAAAAAAGCAGGCAGATGAGTGGCTGGTGTTCTTTGATCTTTGTGGGGCAGGCCGCGAAAAGTTTGACGCTCCACCTTTATTTGTAAGGGCAAAAAAAGTGTTTTTGAGTGCGGGCTCCTTAGGAAGTACCGAAATTTTGCTGCGCTCGGCACAAAAAGGCCTTTCGGTATCAGCTATGCTGGGGCAGCGTTTTACCGGAAATGGAGATGTGTTGGGTTTTGGTTACAATTGTGATGTCCCCCTCCATGGAATTGGCAAAATTGTGAATGAAGGTGAAGTAGGCAAGGTCGGTCCCTGTATCACAAGCATTATAGATATGCGAAACAAAGAAAAATTAGAGGAGGGTATGACACTGGAGGAAGGTAGTATTCCTGCTGCAATTGGCAAATTAGTGCTGGCCTCTATCGTACATTTTACCCGCTTGTTTGGCGTAGATACAGACCGAAGTCTGACAGACTTCTTCAAAGAAAAATGGAGAGAGCTGCAAAGCCTGGTCAGAGGGCCATACTATGGTGCTCTCAACAACACACAAGTCTACCTGGTAATGGCGCATGATGATTCTAGTGGCAAAATGTCACTTAAAAACGACCGTATCAATATAAGCTGGAAAGGGCTGGGCAAACAGAAAATATTTAAACAGGTAGGCGAAAAACTGCATGAGGCTACCAAAGCTCTGGGAGGGGCGTATGTAAAAAACCCTACATTTACCAAATTGCTGGACTACGATCTGGTTACTGTTCATCCGCTTGGTGGCTGTGTGATGGGAGACAGTGCAGAAAATGCAGTAGTAGACCATAAAGGAGAAGTTTTTTCTGGTACTATGGGCAAGTCTTTACATAAGGGCTTATACGTGATGGATGGAGCTATTATTCCCCGCTCAGTTGGTACCAATCCACTGCTAACAATTTCTGGCCTGGCTGAGCGTAACTGTAGAATCATCGCCAACGAAATGAGCCTAGGTCTGGACTATGCGTTTCCGGAAATGGCAGAGAAAGCGGAACCTACACCTACTACTGGTTTACAGTTTACCGAAAAGATGAGCGGCTTTTTTTCTTTGAGCGAACATCACGATTTTAAAGAGGCTTACAAGGCGGGCAAAGACGCAAATTCTCCACTGGACTTTACGCTTACTATTCAGACAGATGATATTGATCGCTTTATAAAGGATAAAAAACATGAAGCCACAATGCTGGGCACAGTCAATGCGCCGGCGCTCTCAGAAAGCGCTCTCAATGTAAGTAGGGGGCATTTCAATCTGTTTGTACAGGACAATGAAAACGCTGAGAAAAAGCGTATGGACTATCGTATGCAAATGCATAGCCAGGAGGGCGAAGTCTATTATTTTGAAGGATATAAAGATATTTTTGATAACAAGGGGCTGGATGTCTGGCAAGATACTACTGTCTTATACGTTAGCGTCTTTTCAGGGGAAAACAATACCGGAAAGCTACTAGGCAAGGGTATGCTTAAAATTAAACCCACTGACTTTGCTCGTCAGATGACAACAATGAAAGCGCTGCATGCCAGTAGTACTTTAGATGGTGTGGCAGCAGTAGCCAAATTTGGTCGTCTCTTCGCCGGTCAGCTGTGGGAGACATATGTTGTGTAGATGTTGTAGTTGCCTTTTATGGAGCACTAATTATGAGAACCTTTTTTCAATATTAACTCATCACATCTCACTTACATTGACAAAGCTTGGTAAGCTTTATACTACTTTTATCAAAAGCTTTATGAAGTAA
This window of the Porifericola rhodea genome carries:
- a CDS encoding patatin-like phospholipase family protein translates to MLSPDFIHTEASNGVPRRSLVLAGGGVRLAYQAGVLLALQEEGLQFHHVDGTSGGIFNTAMLASGLEPYEMCERWRSLKVQHFMSLRPAKKYLKLASMMAFGDADGIRQKVFPHLGIALHKIKANSTVAASFNVCNFSSKSIEAISHTEATEDHLIAGVSLPIFMPAIKIGEDWYTDAVWIKDANLMEAVRRGAEEIWLVWAIGNTSSYLSDFFNQYVHMIEMSANGALLEEYAQIKALNERIIQGDSPYGQRKPIVLHIIKPHFPLPLDPDLFLKKVDTNSLINCGYEDAIQYLKQKKCEGVAYEAHSTQMQTAPIAYTFRHTFEGKLLQNKVRTEARFAPYFTLRESQGKLMVDMVASFYFAPWKREISTKENQARIIKQSKASYLETSSVLFVQGKSYQLVATIQLSSVSHWWLGLEFKKVSLKLYDQQELLAEGCLRQSAKVRLAQLFNHQLKKNGQGGTYWKEKYRMIKKLYTYEI
- a CDS encoding metallophosphoesterase, encoding MKFERQPMVRWYNVRLLATTGLKTVVSSLFGNFADKREIQAALSENEPYDYSSQDEIWVDYIADLGDGFDATFSMAHLLAKPKLEVEGSPLQRGKLLIMGGDEVYPTPEVIEYKNRLQGPYNAAYPWNENDSDEERPHLYAIPGNHDWYDGLTNFIKLFCQERAIGNWVTRQKRSYFAIKLPHRCWLWGIDVQLHADIDRPQREYFTEIVNDEMEDGDTIILCTAEPAWIFDSINKSNDSYDNLKFFIEKHILLKDHKRKNCSHKHLKLLATFSGDLHHYSRYEILDGDGGQLITAGGGGAFMHPTHILKDHLITGDQHHARLKKTFPSRTESRSMAFKNLLFPFLNREMSLMLSFIYLFIVWFLQSMADTPITTQLAEVPYDFENTGAMLHIVNDALVLNPFGILLNLLLVVGILVFTDTAFGKGKWNWIIGVLHGIAHMINLYVLLWLFSRTNYLMLHGELFGDFYNQLISWKLASLFYTLLFVAEMMLVGGVSAGFIFGVYLLLSTLIFQSHPTESFSSFRETGFKNFLRLHISPTGVSIYPIGVRQVVTNWKNVGSKEKPSFKGKAVKYELIEPPIHIKFDRHETLIQPPEHIKTRL
- a CDS encoding GMC family oxidoreductase N-terminal domain-containing protein; the protein is MRRLSNLQSTLKPAYDVVVVGSGYGGSITASRMARCGLTVCLLEKGKEFLPGEFPSSPVSAAKEMHVSTAKKQIGSGNGLFDFVIGKDISVLKGCGLGGTSLINANVSIEADKRVFDDSLWPKALQEDWQGLEFGIARARDMLRPNPYPEGQAGFDVLAKTEGMRRSAKAMGEPFKMADINVNFKDQVNHVGVLQKKCNRCGDCVTGCNNGSKNTTQMNYLPDAKNHGAEIFTEVDVRYVKKQADEWLVFFDLCGAGREKFDAPPLFVRAKKVFLSAGSLGSTEILLRSAQKGLSVSAMLGQRFTGNGDVLGFGYNCDVPLHGIGKIVNEGEVGKVGPCITSIIDMRNKEKLEEGMTLEEGSIPAAIGKLVLASIVHFTRLFGVDTDRSLTDFFKEKWRELQSLVRGPYYGALNNTQVYLVMAHDDSSGKMSLKNDRINISWKGLGKQKIFKQVGEKLHEATKALGGAYVKNPTFTKLLDYDLVTVHPLGGCVMGDSAENAVVDHKGEVFSGTMGKSLHKGLYVMDGAIIPRSVGTNPLLTISGLAERNCRIIANEMSLGLDYAFPEMAEKAEPTPTTGLQFTEKMSGFFSLSEHHDFKEAYKAGKDANSPLDFTLTIQTDDIDRFIKDKKHEATMLGTVNAPALSESALNVSRGHFNLFVQDNENAEKKRMDYRMQMHSQEGEVYYFEGYKDIFDNKGLDVWQDTTVLYVSVFSGENNTGKLLGKGMLKIKPTDFARQMTTMKALHASSTLDGVAAVAKFGRLFAGQLWETYVV